The Pseudomonas sp. IB20 region ACCCTTGACCAGCGGCTCACCATTGACCGCCTTGACGTGACGCAGCGCGCCCGGCGCATGGCACACAAAGCCGATGGGCTTGCCGGCACGCTCAAAGGCTTCGATCAGTGCGATCGAGGTGTCTGACTCGGCCAAGTCCCACAATGGCCCATGACCACCTGGGTAGAACACCGTGTCGAAGTCGTCGGCGTTGATCGATTCCAGCTTGACGGTGCTGGCCAGCGCCTGCTGGGCCGCCGGGTCGGCAGCAAAGCGGCGGGTTTGCTCGGTCTGTGCATCCGGCTGGTCGCTGACCGGGTCCAGCGGAGGTTGGCCGCCGGCCGGGGATGCCAGTACCAGTTCGGCGCCGGCGTCCTTAAACGTGTAATAGGGAGCAGCAAACTCTTCGAGCCAGAAGCCGGTTTTACGACCGGTATTGCCAAGCTGGTCGTGAGAGGTCAGTACCATTAATACTTTCATTTTCCAGTGCCTCGATCGATGTGATTGTCAGTAGGTTCAGGGCAACCCAACAGCTGTCGGGTCATCAGCAGCGCCTGGTCAAAAGGTGCAGATGTTCGGGTGATCTTGCTCATGACGCTGGTCCCCAACCACAACGCATACAGGCGTTGGGCCAGGCTTTCGGGGTGTTGCCGGACCGTCAGCGAGCCGTCTTCGATGCCGCTCTGCAAGGCCTCGGCAAGCAAGGCGATGGTGCGTGCGGTGCCGCGCTGCAGGGCCAAACGCATCGGCTCTGAAAGGTCTGACACCTCAGCACCGAGTTTGACGGCAAGGCATTTGCCCGCGTCGGTGCAGCCGGTCTGATTGTCGATCCAGGTGTGCCAATAGCGCATTAACCTGGCGGCTGCAGACAGCTCGGTGTGCTGGAA contains the following coding sequences:
- a CDS encoding type 1 glutamine amidotransferase domain-containing protein; translated protein: MKVLMVLTSHDQLGNTGRKTGFWLEEFAAPYYTFKDAGAELVLASPAGGQPPLDPVSDQPDAQTEQTRRFAADPAAQQALASTVKLESINADDFDTVFYPGGHGPLWDLAESDTSIALIEAFERAGKPIGFVCHAPGALRHVKAVNGEPLVKGRRVTGFSNAEEAAVGLTDVVPFLIEDDFKALGGHYEKGADWQSFVLEDGLLVTGQNPASSSDVAKALLKLTE
- a CDS encoding TetR/AcrR family transcriptional regulator, with the translated sequence MTNATKSARQTILDSAQLLVSRKGFSAVGLNEILQAADVPKGSFYHYFNSKDAFGVVLLDTYFDHYVKGIEQLFQHTELSAAARLMRYWHTWIDNQTGCTDAGKCLAVKLGAEVSDLSEPMRLALQRGTARTIALLAEALQSGIEDGSLTVRQHPESLAQRLYALWLGTSVMSKITRTSAPFDQALLMTRQLLGCPEPTDNHIDRGTGK